One stretch of Pirellulales bacterium DNA includes these proteins:
- a CDS encoding matrixin family metalloprotease — MTDGRAVALRILLGAWFAGLVMLLGPLYAQRALADAGDPPIVNVPAFESALAVPPGFIQGSKWGSATMGTGAVVTYSYDTSQGSEVALDSFMPAGYRTYIGQALSAWSDVADIQFVEVPSGGDLRLVGGAIDGPGSVGANATYPDAGYNRVRFDSGNDWYINPDGTNNIREITMHELGHAIGLLHPPGILARMDHHVTNAFQGLLPTDVAAIQAVYGPALGSDPSDYMPGDITQFTILPSSSLRVQVQLDPFINLTRTTRISGSLDTGLVLAGDGSPSAFTVYGADAALTDTTFTVNTSAIQAQVLFSGLEGDLLSTDWFGPSGHLTPVVGGNFSPLAVILGLVGGEASYDVQSAILGLDESGLFNFEYVNTTGAGPQSFKPFDDGQIGHLTRNGSVVDLELPIRVETTLDLPSPIGDVPVTIRARGTIFAQAIVPEPSTWVLAVSGVAALGLALRRRRRL, encoded by the coding sequence ATGACCGACGGTCGCGCGGTGGCGCTACGGATTCTTCTGGGGGCCTGGTTCGCAGGCCTGGTAATGCTTCTTGGCCCGCTGTATGCACAGCGGGCGCTGGCCGACGCGGGCGATCCGCCGATCGTCAATGTGCCCGCCTTCGAGTCGGCTCTCGCCGTTCCGCCAGGTTTCATCCAGGGATCGAAGTGGGGCTCGGCGACGATGGGGACCGGTGCCGTGGTGACGTACAGCTACGACACCAGCCAGGGGAGCGAAGTCGCGCTCGACAGCTTCATGCCGGCCGGCTACCGGACGTACATCGGTCAAGCCCTGTCGGCCTGGTCGGACGTGGCCGACATCCAATTTGTCGAGGTGCCCTCGGGCGGCGACTTGCGGCTGGTCGGCGGCGCGATCGACGGGCCTGGGTCGGTCGGCGCGAATGCCACGTATCCCGACGCCGGCTACAACCGCGTGCGGTTCGACTCGGGCAACGATTGGTACATCAACCCCGACGGGACGAACAACATCCGCGAGATCACGATGCACGAGCTGGGCCATGCGATCGGCCTGCTGCATCCGCCGGGGATCCTAGCGCGGATGGATCACCACGTGACCAACGCCTTTCAAGGCTTGCTGCCGACCGACGTCGCGGCGATTCAGGCCGTCTATGGCCCGGCTCTCGGTTCCGACCCGAGCGACTACATGCCCGGCGACATCACGCAGTTCACGATCCTGCCGAGCAGCAGTCTCCGGGTACAGGTCCAGCTCGATCCGTTCATCAACTTGACCCGTACGACGCGCATCAGCGGGTCGCTCGATACCGGGCTGGTACTGGCCGGCGATGGCTCGCCCAGCGCCTTCACGGTCTACGGCGCCGACGCCGCGCTCACCGACACGACATTCACGGTCAATACTTCGGCCATCCAGGCCCAGGTGCTGTTCAGCGGGCTGGAGGGCGATCTGCTCAGCACCGATTGGTTCGGTCCGTCGGGCCACTTGACGCCGGTCGTCGGAGGTAATTTCTCGCCGCTGGCCGTGATCCTGGGGCTCGTCGGCGGCGAGGCCAGCTACGACGTACAATCGGCCATCCTGGGTTTGGACGAGTCGGGCCTGTTCAACTTCGAGTACGTCAATACGACCGGCGCGGGTCCGCAGTCGTTCAAGCCGTTCGACGATGGGCAGATCGGCCACCTCACGCGCAACGGCTCGGTGGTCGATCTCGAGTTGCCGATCCGCGTCGAAACGACACTCGACCTGCCTTCGCCGATCGGCGACGTGCCCGTGACGATCCGCGCACGCGGCACGATCTTCGCCCAGGCGATCGTGCCCGAGCCGAGTACGTGGGTGTTGGCCGTCAGCGGAGTCGCCGCGCTGGGGCTCGCCCTGCGGCGGCGCCGTCGGCTTTAG
- a CDS encoding DUF1501 domain-containing protein — protein MFRILGSTRTLCEGLTRRDLLRAGGLGLAGLALPDVLRLQAAAATSNEPRPATFGRAKAVILIHLYGSPSQLEWADMKPHAPVEIRGEFGGIPSSLPGCDVCELLPKLARVMDRTTVIRSMTHPYPIHGVAFALTGIPTMEVAMELAPNDTRHWPFFGSVVDYVEQRNDTTSGVGRPRAVPRNIALPFPMSTRRIGEVPRAGPYAAFLGKQYNPVWTDYVGAATRGLPMVLNQLRFNDNDPYMGLAPDSYFYVPSATALADDVTLDRLDRRRSLLEQLDHTRPRVEATAASTQLDRYQQMAFAMLQSPQLRDALDLRREAPDVRELYGHTLFGQACLAARRLVEAGSRVVTVFWDEFGLAGHAWDTHYNHFERMRKALCPGFDHGFSGLLLDLETRGLLDDVAVVCTSEHGRTPQINGQAGRDHWSSVYTSMIAGAGVKRGFVLGASDKRGAEVVDRPVSPKQLLATMYHLLGIDHRQIVHDTLGRPLPLVDAEVIDEVLA, from the coding sequence ATGTTTCGCATTCTCGGTTCGACGCGCACGCTTTGCGAAGGCCTGACCCGCCGCGATTTGCTCCGCGCCGGCGGCTTGGGGCTGGCCGGCCTGGCGCTGCCCGACGTGCTGCGTTTGCAGGCCGCGGCCGCCACTTCGAACGAGCCTCGCCCGGCGACGTTCGGTCGCGCCAAGGCGGTCATCCTGATCCATCTCTACGGCTCGCCCAGCCAATTGGAATGGGCCGACATGAAGCCGCACGCGCCCGTGGAGATCCGCGGCGAGTTCGGCGGCATTCCTTCGAGCCTGCCCGGCTGCGACGTGTGCGAGCTGTTGCCCAAGCTGGCCCGGGTGATGGATCGCACGACCGTCATCCGCTCGATGACGCACCCTTACCCGATCCACGGTGTCGCCTTTGCGCTGACCGGCATCCCGACGATGGAAGTCGCCATGGAGCTGGCGCCCAACGATACGCGTCATTGGCCGTTCTTCGGCTCGGTGGTCGACTACGTCGAACAGCGCAACGACACCACCAGCGGAGTGGGCCGGCCGCGCGCCGTGCCGCGGAACATCGCCCTGCCCTTTCCGATGAGCACGCGGCGCATCGGCGAGGTGCCACGCGCGGGCCCCTACGCGGCGTTTCTGGGCAAGCAATACAACCCGGTCTGGACCGACTATGTCGGCGCCGCCACGCGCGGGCTGCCGATGGTGCTCAACCAGTTGCGGTTCAACGACAACGATCCCTACATGGGCCTCGCGCCGGACAGCTATTTCTACGTCCCCTCGGCCACGGCCCTGGCCGACGACGTGACGCTCGACCGGCTCGACCGCCGCCGTTCGCTGCTCGAGCAACTCGACCACACGCGGCCACGCGTCGAGGCCACCGCGGCCAGCACGCAGCTCGACCGCTACCAGCAGATGGCCTTCGCCATGCTGCAATCGCCACAGCTCCGCGACGCGCTCGACCTGCGCCGCGAGGCGCCCGACGTCCGCGAGCTGTACGGCCACACGCTTTTTGGCCAGGCCTGCCTCGCCGCGCGCCGCCTCGTCGAGGCCGGTAGCCGCGTCGTGACCGTCTTTTGGGACGAGTTCGGCCTGGCAGGCCACGCCTGGGACACGCACTACAACCATTTCGAGCGGATGCGCAAGGCCCTGTGCCCCGGCTTCGACCACGGCTTCTCCGGGCTGCTCCTCGATCTCGAGACCCGAGGTCTGCTCGACGACGTGGCCGTGGTCTGTACGAGCGAACACGGGCGCACGCCGCAAATCAACGGGCAGGCCGGGCGCGACCATTGGTCGAGCGTCTACACTTCGATGATCGCCGGCGCCGGCGTCAAGCGCGGCTTCGTGCTCGGCGCATCGGACAAGCGCGGCGCCGAAGTCGTCGATCGCCCGGTGAGCCCCAAGCAACTCCTGGCGACGATGTATCACCTGCTGGGCATCGACCATCGCCAGATTGTTCACGACACGCTCGGCCGCCCGCTGCCGCTGGTCGACGCCGAGGTGATCGACGAAGTCCTCGCCTGA
- a CDS encoding prolipoprotein diacylglyceryl transferase — translation MQQTLLFIPRELSGIPLFGFGWLLAVWAVFSVIVLVRAVRRQGWTPDTWGWLPVLLLVGAAIGWLGPRLIQPQGLPIRGFGTMLLLAIVSAVALATWRARRSGWDPEVIYSLAFWVCIAGILGARIFYIVEYWEDFRAEGIASTLADLLNIAQGGIVFYGSVIGGAIAALVFVRLFNLPTLALGDLIAPSVALGIGLGRVGCFLNGCCYGGVTDLPWAVRFPEGSPAHMAQVKSGQAFLEGLKLELPYTGPAIVRAIAPGSPAAASGLQTGEQIVEINGVPIRETREAWQALLRAGDAGATLQVRAAGRGLAYTWKSAPRASASLPVHPTQLYSVVGGTLICLFLLAYEPLRRRDGELLAWLATLYPIERFLVEILRDDESAIWNTGLTVSQNISLALFLVGLGLWLLLRTRPLGSVRALTPAV, via the coding sequence ATGCAGCAGACGTTGTTGTTCATTCCGCGTGAGCTGAGCGGGATTCCGCTATTCGGCTTCGGCTGGTTGTTGGCCGTGTGGGCCGTGTTCAGCGTGATCGTGCTGGTCCGCGCGGTGCGCCGGCAAGGCTGGACGCCCGACACCTGGGGCTGGCTGCCGGTGTTGCTGCTGGTCGGGGCGGCGATCGGCTGGCTGGGTCCGCGGTTGATTCAGCCCCAGGGGCTGCCGATCCGCGGGTTCGGCACGATGTTGTTGTTGGCGATCGTCTCGGCCGTGGCCTTGGCGACGTGGCGCGCGCGGCGCAGCGGCTGGGACCCCGAGGTGATTTACTCGCTGGCGTTCTGGGTCTGCATCGCGGGCATTCTCGGCGCGCGGATTTTCTACATCGTCGAATATTGGGAAGACTTTCGCGCGGAAGGGATCGCCAGCACGCTCGCCGATCTGCTGAACATCGCGCAGGGTGGCATTGTCTTCTACGGTTCGGTCATCGGCGGCGCGATCGCAGCCTTGGTGTTCGTACGGTTGTTCAACTTGCCGACGCTGGCGCTGGGCGACTTGATCGCGCCGAGCGTGGCCCTGGGCATCGGGCTAGGGCGCGTCGGCTGTTTCCTCAACGGCTGTTGCTATGGGGGCGTAACCGATCTGCCGTGGGCGGTGCGGTTTCCCGAGGGCAGCCCGGCGCACATGGCACAGGTGAAAAGCGGTCAGGCCTTCTTGGAGGGTTTGAAACTCGAGCTGCCGTACACGGGCCCCGCCATCGTGCGCGCGATCGCGCCAGGTTCGCCCGCCGCGGCGTCGGGGTTGCAGACAGGCGAGCAGATCGTCGAGATCAACGGCGTGCCCATTCGCGAAACGCGCGAAGCCTGGCAAGCCTTGTTGCGCGCCGGGGATGCCGGCGCGACGTTGCAGGTGCGCGCCGCGGGGCGCGGATTGGCGTACACGTGGAAATCGGCGCCCCGTGCCAGCGCCAGTCTGCCGGTGCATCCAACCCAGCTCTATAGCGTCGTCGGCGGCACGCTGATCTGCTTGTTCTTGCTCGCCTACGAGCCGCTGCGCCGCCGTGACGGCGAGCTGCTGGCCTGGCTGGCGACGCTGTATCCGATCGAGCGTTTTCTGGTCGAGATCTTACGCGACGACGAATCGGCCATTTGGAACACGGGCCTGACCGTGTCGCAGAACATCAGCCTGGCCCTGTTTCTGGTGGGCCTGGGGCTGTGGCTGTTGCTGCGCACGCGTCCGCTCGGATCGGTGCGAGCGCTGACGCCGGCGGTTTGA
- the panC gene encoding pantoate--beta-alanine ligase, with product MVHELPALRAAVQAARQAGRRVGCVPTMGALHAGHVSLVEAARRDCEFVVVSIFVNPTQFGPHEDFTKYPRELASDCRKLAGHGADLVYAPAADAMYGPGHALYVEVGGVTEPLEGECRPGHFRGVATVVLKLFNRVQPDRAYFGQKDFQQALLIRRLVADFDLPIEVIVCPIVREPDGLAMSSRNAYLDGEARQKALVLSRSLQLAADLVAAGERRPEAVLARMRALYDGLAQVEIDYLALADRETLAPVATIDARTVALVAVRVHGTRLIDNLVLEPGARIV from the coding sequence GTGGTGCACGAGCTGCCGGCGCTGCGCGCCGCGGTGCAGGCAGCGCGGCAGGCGGGACGCCGCGTCGGCTGTGTGCCGACCATGGGGGCGCTGCATGCCGGGCACGTCAGCCTGGTGGAAGCGGCGCGGCGCGATTGCGAATTCGTCGTGGTCAGCATCTTCGTGAACCCCACGCAGTTTGGCCCGCACGAAGACTTCACCAAGTATCCGCGCGAGCTGGCCAGCGATTGCCGCAAGCTTGCCGGCCACGGTGCCGACCTGGTTTACGCGCCGGCCGCCGACGCGATGTACGGCCCTGGACATGCGCTGTATGTCGAGGTCGGGGGCGTGACCGAGCCGCTCGAAGGCGAATGTCGGCCCGGCCATTTTCGCGGCGTGGCGACGGTGGTGCTCAAGCTGTTCAACCGGGTGCAGCCCGACCGCGCTTATTTCGGCCAGAAGGACTTTCAGCAGGCGTTGTTGATCCGGCGGCTGGTGGCTGATTTCGACTTGCCAATCGAGGTGATTGTCTGCCCGATCGTGCGCGAGCCGGACGGCCTGGCCATGAGCTCGCGCAACGCGTATCTCGATGGCGAGGCGCGTCAAAAGGCGCTCGTTCTGTCGCGCAGCCTGCAGTTGGCCGCGGACCTCGTGGCGGCCGGCGAGCGGCGCCCGGAAGCGGTGCTGGCGCGGATGCGGGCCCTTTACGACGGGCTCGCGCAGGTCGAGATCGACTATCTGGCGCTGGCCGATCGCGAGACGCTGGCGCCGGTCGCGACGATCGACGCGCGGACGGTGGCCCTGGTCGCGGTGCGCGTGCACGGAACGCGGCTGATCGACAACCTGGTGCTGGAGCCCGGCGCCAGGATCGTGTGA
- the folK gene encoding 2-amino-4-hydroxy-6-hydroxymethyldihydropteridine diphosphokinase, with the protein MIRALVALGSSLGDRSATLDAAVAACEEVPGLRVLACSRWWATRGVGGTAPQSEFLNGALVAETSLTPHELLGRLQVVEQRLGRTRDRRWAPRTLDLDLLLYGDVVIETPRLEVPHPRMSFRRFVLDPACEVAAEMLHPVCRQSLDELRAALDRRPRWAAVIGPTRTECEELAERAAAAIGGRHVAVAEVGSWSDASGVDRWSLCSDWRPGASADLPADERCWPVLCAFVADAPAANAVPLVVDQAGVLRAPGPLLRLAPGEREQAVIELVAALQAAVPES; encoded by the coding sequence ATGATTCGCGCCCTGGTGGCCCTTGGATCGAGCCTGGGAGACCGCTCGGCCACGCTCGACGCTGCCGTTGCCGCCTGCGAGGAAGTGCCCGGGCTGCGCGTCCTGGCATGCAGCCGGTGGTGGGCGACGCGCGGCGTGGGGGGGACCGCTCCACAGAGCGAGTTTCTCAATGGCGCGCTCGTGGCCGAGACCAGTCTGACGCCGCACGAGTTGCTCGGGCGACTGCAAGTCGTGGAACAGCGGCTGGGGCGCACGCGCGACCGGCGTTGGGCACCGCGCACGCTCGACCTGGATTTGCTGCTCTATGGCGATGTGGTGATTGAGACGCCGCGGTTGGAAGTGCCGCATCCGCGGATGTCGTTCCGGCGATTCGTGCTCGATCCGGCGTGCGAGGTGGCGGCCGAGATGCTGCATCCCGTTTGCCGGCAGTCGCTAGACGAGCTGCGCGCGGCACTCGATCGGCGTCCCCGTTGGGCGGCCGTGATTGGCCCCACGCGCACCGAATGCGAAGAATTGGCCGAACGAGCCGCGGCGGCCATCGGAGGCCGGCACGTTGCCGTTGCCGAAGTGGGAAGCTGGTCCGATGCTAGCGGCGTCGATCGCTGGTCGCTGTGCAGCGATTGGCGGCCGGGCGCCTCAGCGGACTTGCCCGCGGATGAGCGGTGCTGGCCGGTGCTGTGCGCGTTCGTGGCCGATGCGCCGGCGGCGAACGCGGTGCCGTTGGTGGTCGATCAGGCTGGGGTGTTGCGCGCCCCGGGGCCGCTGTTACGATTGGCGCCCGGAGAACGCGAGCAAGCCGTGATCGAACTCGTGGCCGCGCTGCAGGCGGCCGTGCCGGAGAGCTGA
- a CDS encoding carbon-nitrogen hydrolase family protein: protein MERLLAAAVQMNSQADPAANLAVAEALAGEAQRRGAQLVVLPEMFLALAPAAEMVAIAGEWFDRAAARLAALARRLQIVLVAGSIGEPSDVPGKIFNTSLVFDAQGERVASYRKLHLFDVDVPGRVCYRESDYVSPGDRLSVTETPLGKLGQSICYDLRFPELFRALVDRGAELLTVPSAFAEGTGRDHWEVLLRARALENQLFVIAANQHGSHPAGPATFGRSAIVDPWGTVLACAGDGVGLAIAEIDLARQASIRERLPALRHRRISATRSIDGAN, encoded by the coding sequence ATGGAACGCTTGCTCGCGGCGGCCGTGCAAATGAATTCGCAGGCAGACCCCGCGGCAAACCTGGCCGTGGCGGAAGCGCTGGCCGGCGAAGCGCAGCGGCGCGGGGCGCAATTGGTCGTGCTCCCGGAGATGTTTCTCGCCCTGGCCCCCGCCGCCGAAATGGTCGCGATCGCCGGGGAATGGTTCGACCGGGCAGCCGCGCGGCTGGCGGCGCTCGCCCGGCGACTGCAGATCGTGCTCGTGGCGGGCAGCATCGGCGAACCGTCCGACGTGCCCGGCAAGATATTCAATACCAGCCTGGTATTCGATGCGCAGGGCGAGCGCGTGGCCAGCTATCGCAAGCTGCATTTGTTCGACGTGGATGTGCCTGGCAGGGTCTGTTATCGCGAAAGCGATTATGTGTCGCCCGGCGACCGGCTGAGCGTGACCGAAACGCCGCTGGGAAAGCTCGGGCAGTCGATTTGCTACGACCTGCGGTTTCCCGAGTTGTTTCGGGCCTTGGTCGATCGGGGAGCCGAGCTGCTGACCGTGCCCAGCGCCTTTGCCGAGGGCACCGGCCGCGATCATTGGGAGGTGCTGCTGCGGGCCCGGGCCCTTGAGAATCAACTGTTTGTGATCGCCGCGAATCAGCACGGCAGTCACCCGGCCGGCCCGGCGACTTTCGGCCGGTCGGCCATCGTCGACCCTTGGGGGACGGTGCTGGCCTGCGCGGGCGACGGCGTCGGTCTGGCGATCGCCGAGATCGACCTGGCGCGGCAGGCGAGCATCCGCGAGCGGCTCCCGGCGCTGCGGCATCGACGCATCTCGGCCACTCGATCGATCGACGGCGCGAACTGA
- a CDS encoding class I SAM-dependent methyltransferase, with product MTEAVGDDGVVLLSFGDPATAWDAEAAREFKQASLWRRAWHSARRWHGAAVDLAGAADRALDWLRKFATPRGLAQSYAPGLGDPVVCPGTTARALATLSTFGEQKLARALAESLVGLQRPDGALPDATGQVVSLVNTGWLVEAALAAGDWFPCQESWQRAAAFLAARVDLRGRLLLPKRQGGAIDSWAHPTIHLAWAPALLAAAERAGEPRWRVAGERLVSRLLRTHDVTAWQMPTHLGLWLVLALVQMRMHTLAKTAMLPLVAAMGRDGSLRARRDVRWTSAPGLALAAQVWARLGQVARADAALAALVTHQLPGGALPGSWGWQANYFPGRAVTGAALALLDAVHARVEAEFAAAAEAIPSKIDPRDGRAAAVLAWSAQLAPTARVADLGCGRGRYLALLREARPRMAVAAMDLSPELLNSVQGATERRVGSLLRAPAHDGEFDAVLAVESLEHALLPERAVAEMCRIVRPGGSVLVIDKDAACWRASEHASWERWFVPGELSQWLARYCDDVTARPLEHGPRGEGRGLFWAWTGRKRAAADVGIDPSTDRGAPRRRAA from the coding sequence ATGACCGAAGCCGTTGGGGACGACGGTGTCGTTTTGCTGTCGTTTGGCGATCCTGCGACCGCGTGGGACGCGGAGGCGGCCCGGGAGTTCAAGCAGGCGAGCCTGTGGCGCCGCGCGTGGCACTCTGCACGACGTTGGCACGGTGCCGCGGTTGATCTGGCCGGTGCTGCCGATCGAGCGCTCGATTGGCTGCGCAAATTCGCCACGCCGCGCGGGCTGGCGCAAAGCTACGCACCGGGATTGGGCGACCCGGTCGTGTGTCCCGGTACGACGGCCCGGGCACTGGCCACGCTGAGCACCTTCGGCGAGCAAAAACTGGCCCGGGCGCTGGCCGAGTCGCTCGTGGGGCTGCAGCGACCCGACGGCGCGCTGCCCGATGCGACCGGTCAAGTCGTTTCGCTCGTGAACACGGGCTGGCTGGTCGAAGCCGCGCTGGCGGCCGGCGATTGGTTCCCGTGCCAGGAGAGTTGGCAGCGCGCGGCCGCGTTCCTCGCCGCGCGCGTCGATCTGCGCGGCCGGCTGCTGCTGCCCAAGCGACAAGGGGGCGCGATCGACTCCTGGGCGCACCCGACGATCCATCTGGCGTGGGCGCCGGCGCTGTTGGCCGCGGCCGAGCGGGCCGGCGAGCCGCGCTGGCGCGTGGCGGGCGAGCGGCTGGTGAGCCGGTTGTTGCGCACGCACGATGTGACGGCCTGGCAGATGCCGACCCATTTGGGTCTTTGGCTGGTGCTGGCGTTGGTGCAGATGCGGATGCACACCTTGGCCAAGACCGCCATGCTGCCGCTGGTCGCCGCGATGGGGCGCGACGGTTCGCTCCGTGCGCGACGCGACGTACGCTGGACCTCGGCGCCTGGCTTGGCACTGGCGGCACAAGTCTGGGCGCGGTTGGGACAGGTCGCGCGCGCCGACGCGGCGCTCGCAGCGCTCGTGACGCATCAGTTGCCGGGCGGTGCCTTGCCGGGCAGTTGGGGCTGGCAGGCGAATTACTTTCCGGGCCGTGCGGTCACCGGTGCGGCGCTGGCGCTGCTCGACGCGGTGCACGCGCGGGTCGAGGCCGAGTTCGCGGCGGCTGCCGAAGCCATACCGTCGAAGATCGATCCGCGCGACGGCCGTGCCGCGGCGGTGCTGGCCTGGAGCGCACAACTGGCCCCGACGGCACGCGTGGCCGACCTGGGCTGCGGCCGTGGGCGTTACCTGGCGCTGCTGCGCGAGGCGCGGCCGCGAATGGCGGTTGCGGCGATGGATCTGAGCCCCGAACTGTTGAATTCCGTCCAGGGCGCTACCGAGCGACGCGTGGGCAGCCTGTTACGCGCGCCGGCGCACGACGGCGAATTCGACGCGGTGTTGGCCGTCGAATCGCTCGAGCACGCGTTGCTGCCCGAACGTGCGGTGGCCGAAATGTGCCGCATCGTGCGCCCCGGCGGCAGCGTGTTGGTGATCGACAAGGACGCCGCGTGCTGGCGGGCGAGCGAACATGCGTCGTGGGAACGGTGGTTCGTGCCCGGCGAGTTGAGCCAATGGCTCGCGCGGTATTGCGACGACGTAACTGCGCGGCCGCTGGAGCACGGTCCGCGCGGCGAGGGCCGTGGACTGTTCTGGGCGTGGACCGGCCGCAAACGCGCGGCGGCCGACGTCGGCATCGACCCTTCGACCGATCGCGGCGCGCCGCGGCGGCGCGCCGCATGA
- a CDS encoding divalent-cation tolerance protein CutA, translating to MAVPPQPEYLQVVTTLPDQAAAEQLARLLVDRRLAACAQISGPLTSIYRWQGAIENASEWQLVLKTRRALYDELARAIVAAHPYEVPEVLAFPIIAGHAAYLDWVSVETTPG from the coding sequence ATGGCCGTACCCCCACAACCCGAGTATCTGCAAGTCGTCACGACGCTGCCCGACCAGGCGGCCGCCGAGCAATTGGCCCGGCTGCTCGTCGATCGCCGGCTCGCGGCCTGCGCGCAGATCTCCGGCCCGTTGACGAGCATCTATCGCTGGCAAGGCGCAATCGAAAACGCCAGCGAATGGCAGCTCGTCCTGAAGACGCGGCGCGCGTTGTACGACGAGCTGGCCCGGGCAATCGTCGCCGCGCACCCTTACGAAGTGCCCGAGGTGCTGGCCTTCCCAATCATCGCCGGGCACGCGGCCTACTTGGACTGGGTTTCCGTCGAGACCACGCCGGGATAG
- a CDS encoding esterase family protein, which translates to MRGAIWVAVLAGLLGQPRMTRAATYELGADSQRHEGVPRGTVTKHTWKSNVFAGTERDWWLYVPAQYDGQQPACVMVFQDGEWYVNEERDFRVPVVFDNLIHRKEMPVTIGIFINPGVIPPKQPGGEPTRNRSFEYDTLSDQYARFLLEEILPEVAKQYRLTDQAAGRAICGISSGGICAWTVAWERPDAFSKVLSHVGSFTNIRGGHVYPALVRKTPPKPIRVFLQGGAQDLDNEHGNWPLANQEMAAALKFAKYDYRFEFGEEGHNGKHGGAILPDSLRWLWRDYPGVVSTETQSK; encoded by the coding sequence ATGCGCGGCGCGATTTGGGTGGCGGTGTTGGCCGGATTGCTGGGACAGCCTCGAATGACGCGAGCGGCGACCTACGAACTGGGGGCCGACTCGCAGCGTCACGAAGGTGTGCCGCGCGGCACCGTGACCAAGCACACCTGGAAGAGTAACGTGTTCGCCGGCACCGAGCGCGACTGGTGGTTGTACGTGCCGGCGCAATACGACGGCCAGCAGCCGGCGTGCGTGATGGTCTTCCAGGACGGCGAATGGTACGTGAACGAAGAGCGCGATTTCCGCGTGCCGGTGGTGTTCGACAACCTGATCCACCGCAAAGAGATGCCGGTCACGATCGGCATCTTCATCAACCCCGGTGTGATTCCGCCGAAGCAGCCCGGCGGCGAGCCGACCAGGAACCGCAGCTTCGAGTACGACACGCTGAGCGATCAGTACGCGCGGTTCCTGCTCGAGGAGATATTGCCTGAGGTCGCCAAGCAATACCGGTTGACCGACCAGGCGGCCGGCCGGGCGATCTGCGGGATCAGCTCGGGAGGCATCTGCGCCTGGACCGTGGCCTGGGAACGGCCCGACGCGTTCAGCAAAGTGCTTAGCCACGTCGGCAGCTTCACGAACATCCGTGGCGGCCATGTCTATCCGGCGCTGGTGCGCAAAACGCCGCCGAAGCCGATTCGCGTGTTCCTGCAAGGCGGTGCGCAGGACTTGGACAACGAGCACGGCAATTGGCCCCTGGCCAACCAGGAGATGGCCGCGGCGCTGAAGTTCGCCAAGTACGACTATCGCTTCGAGTTTGGCGAGGAAGGCCACAACGGCAAGCACGGCGGGGCCATCCTGCCCGACTCGCTGCGCTGGCTGTGGCGCGACTATCCCGGCGTGGTCTCGACGGAAACCCAGTCCAAGTAG